The Electrophorus electricus isolate fEleEle1 chromosome 8, fEleEle1.pri, whole genome shotgun sequence genome contains the following window.
AGTAGTGTCTCAGCCTCTATAACAATGACCCTCATCTGTCTGTGTTCAATCACATGTCTGCAAGGGTCTGTTTCTACCTCACAACTGAAGAGAAGGACAAAACACTTATCACCCTTAATTAGGTAACCAACATTTATTTACCATTATCAACTTTACAATAAATCCAGTAACATCTTTTAACATTagcaaaataaagaacaaaatggtcaaatttatttacatagacAAAAAAGCAGATCAAGGCTCACATTTCACACATAACAACTCTGCTTCTTTTAAAACTTCAAATGTGAACATAGCAAgctcaaatgtttttgttttttttttcattttcatcaagatgaaaattaaaatgcgatttcaaacaaacaagatGAAGCCTTCTGGATATTTAAAATGGTTCTCTATACACCACAAAATACTTAAATTTGGGTTAAAATATAGGAATGTAGAAAGTAGGtgagtcttttttcttttccatttttaacaGTCATTATGTGGTGATGTTCCTCTTATATAACAGCATCTCTGTGGTGGTGAGTTTGAAAGATGCCTCATCTTCATCCCCTTCTCAAACTCAACTCTCACTCCTGTGTTGATATCCTGATTCCAGGTGGTATCAGTCTAAATTCAGAATCCCAGGATCTTTGAGCCATTTACAGGGAAGTGAACTAGTGAATCTAGTCATGTCTTATTAATCTTGAAGATAGTGGCACAAGGAGTCCCCCcccacatacatgtgtatatatacatatacatatacccatgtatatatacatatgtatagatatacacgtatatatatatatatatataaatatagatatttatatatatatttacttttcttgaAAAACAGTTCACAAAGTCCTTGTGAAGTACAATCACTCTTTCTGTTCAGATGGCGCGGGTGTCGAGTTGGTCTCCTCTGTCGGTTTTGTGGGCTCCACAGCGGCTGCGCCGGCAGCATCTCCTTTGGGGGCTGCAGCCTCCTCAGCCTCGGCCGGGGCTTCCTCTGCCTTGGGGATCTCGGAAGGGGCGGGGGTCTCCTCTTCCTttgcctcctcctccttctcctcgaCTGCAGCACCTTCTCCGTTCTCCTCGGGCTTTTCCTCAGCAGTAGCAGCGGCCGTCACGGTCTCCTCCTTCACCTCAGTGCTCTTTTTGCTCTTCTTCAGTGATATGCCCTTGAACTTGAACGAATTCTTCAGGGAaaacttcttctttttcttcttagGTGTCTCTTTAGTCGCCTCGCCTTCTGGTTTGGCCGCATCGCCCTCGGCAGCAGGTGCAGGCTCGATGGCATCACCTGCTCCAACCCCGGAATCCTTGGCTGCCTCGGCCGAGCCGTTGGTGGTGGCGGCAGAATCTGCCTCTGCTTTTGCAGAGACGTCACCGTTGGTTTTAACATGACCGTTCTCCTGGTGGGGGAGACAAAAGTAGAAGTTTATCTACACGTAAATAATGAGTTTACCTACAGATGATGTTTGTGTAATAACAcgtgaatacattttttaacaaTTAACCCCATCTGTGTCCCTTTAATCGTCGACGAATCCATCGACTGCTGATTACGTACAGTCTTGTAGGTGACGCCTTGCAGCACCATGAACTACCGAGTGGGGGCGATCGCCCGCCACGAAATACACAAACCCAGCTGAGACTGTTGCTTTTTGAGACAAAAGACCAAAATCGATCGACGCGCGGTGGTTTCGGTGAATTCGATTCGCAATTCTATCGATGATGTCCGGTGAACCATTACGAGAATcttaaacaaatatttctttcatatttaCAAAAGAACACCAGATTCAATCCTTTTCCATGCATTTTGTCTTCCGTTTTAATGCATGTGGACTCGCTGCTACtgctgttactactactactactactactactattatgtCTAGACTTGCGAGCTTACGCGTCTGCAAATCCAGCCCGGTGCCGACACGCGCGACACCAACCGTGAACGTAAGGTTTCCAACCCGCGCGACCTGCAATACGGTATGTTAATGTAGTGGATCTATATTATTGTTACATCAATAAGATGTAACGCGTGTGACTATCGGAGGTTGCACCTGGAGACTTTAATTAGGAGACACCATTAAAAAAACCGTGCAAATTGAATACCCTCTTTTGCGCTTACGGAAGTCACATGTGAGTATTTGCACGCATCTTCAAGCACTCGAAATGCCCTTAATAGAGTGATACCTTATTGACAGTCATTACGTGCCTCCATGGGgggtaactagctagctaacattttaTGCATACTGTAGTGAGCGATGGTTGTAGCTACCTAACGGCTCGCTTGGTGGAGATTTTGACTCTCCCGCGTCTAAAAAGAAGGCGCGACCaatgcatattaaaaaaaaataaaaataaagatgccATTaaagctagctaacctagctaattaACGAAAATTCACTCAATAACGTCACTTTATCAGACCGTTTGTGTCAATGGCAAACGTATCACAGCGTAGAGAAGTCTTGGCATAGCATTCTTGTCAAAAGCACTAGTTAGATGTGGGTGTGTCGCGACATGGAGGAATGGATGAGAAGGGAGAAGGACGATGCCTACCTGTCCGTTAGTTTTCACGGCAGCCTGGTCGCCAGCCGCAGCTTTCCCGTCCACAGCCACTCCTCCCTTTGATGCCTGGGATCCCATTGTGTTGACTTGGGTTTTAAAGTTAGTTAAAATAAATCAAGTGAGTGAAAAATAAATCCAGACCAGTAGGCTTAGAGTGCATCCAAAAGTGCGAACCAgcgttttttttcttctttcttctttttatgaAGAAAGAGTTGACAGTTCTCAGATCCTTGACGTCCTTCAGCCGTTCGTGTCGATGGCGACCTACTACTAGCGGTACCCCTTGAACGACGCTTCAAGATAACCTCAGGCCCCACCCATGGGCGTGTCTCTGTGACTGCAACCAATCTGAAACAAGGTGCCGCCCCCTTTCAGACCCCCTGTATATCCCACTTCTTCGCTCACTGTCTAGGAAAGAAAAATGGCATTAAATCTATTTTGGAAGGGACTTGTTGAATTATTTTGAAACCTGAAACTTAAATCTCGATGTACTGCATAAATAGTGGCCTATACGTTCATTTTTGGCACTGTGGATTTTAAACATTGAATAACTTTCTGGATTAACTCCGTAGTCTACAATTAAAAcgaaaatgtattaaatctaagactttcaaaatattttttacatcatAGATAAGATTCAGATGATAACTTGTTAGATATAATACCTATCTTAGACATAAGCGATCCTAGCATAGATTCCTAACTGGATACAATTCAAAGATAAGCAACTGTCTATGGATTGGAGAAAagttttaatgttgtttaaagGTCGTGGCTGGGTCTCTCTGTCCAGATTCCTTGGCAAATGCCATAAAGTCTCTTCTGTCTGTGGAGGGCTGAGGAATGCAAGACATGCAGTGAtcatgaagattttttttttttacttcatttgcGTTTTGCTTTTCTCTTAGAATGCTGGGGGGTGTAGaatgccttttttttgttgtttatatcAGATGAGGGAATGTCATGAATAAGATCGTATACTGAaacattcctttcttttttttccttaggGAGAGAGTTGGGGGTTGAGAGTAAGAGGAAAAGTTGGGGGTGGTGGAGCCTTCTAGTGCCCAGAGCTTTTGTGATGTGGTTTATTTTCTTGATGACTGGTCAGAACACATCATCTCATTGTAAATGCTGCAGATCCCAAActacccccctccccaaaaaaaaaaaaaagcagctggTATGAAAGTCCATCATTGTCACAAGATCAGTTGAGAGTCAGTGTACAAAAGCAAATAGCTACAATCCTCCACAGAGCATTATACATTTCGCACGTTCTCTGCACCAGGGAAGAGCTCCTCATTGTGTTGGCGTTTAATGTCCCGGTGGAACTGACTTATCGGA
Protein-coding sequences here:
- the marcksl1b gene encoding MARCKS-related protein 1-B; the encoded protein is MGSQASKGGVAVDGKAAAGDQAAVKTNGQENGHVKTNGDVSAKAEADSAATTNGSAEAAKDSGVGAGDAIEPAPAAEGDAAKPEGEATKETPKKKKKKFSLKNSFKFKGISLKKSKKSTEVKEETVTAAATAEEKPEENGEGAAVEEKEEEAKEEETPAPSEIPKAEEAPAEAEEAAAPKGDAAGAAAVEPTKPTEETNSTPAPSEQKE